One part of the Paraburkholderia flagellata genome encodes these proteins:
- a CDS encoding class 1 fructose-bisphosphatase, giving the protein MALQRRTTLTKYLIEQQREHSNLPADLRLLIEVVARACKAISFNVSKGALGDALGTAGSENVQGEVQKNLDILSNEILLDANEWGGNLAAMASEEMETFFPIPANYPKGEYLLVFDPLDGSSNIDVNVSIGTIFSVLRCPDGQQPTEESFLQPGTKQVAAGYAVYGPQTVLVLTTGNGVNCFTLDRELGSWVLTQSNMRIPEETREYAINASNARHWYEPVQKYIGELNAGKDGARGENFNMRWIASMVADVHRILNRGGIFMYPADKRDPSKPGKLRLMYEANPMSFIVEQAGGMATNGEERILDIQPTSLHERVAVFLGSKNEVERVTRYHHEAKN; this is encoded by the coding sequence ATGGCATTGCAACGTCGCACCACCCTCACCAAGTACCTGATCGAGCAGCAGCGCGAGCACAGCAACCTGCCCGCCGATCTGCGTCTTTTGATCGAAGTCGTCGCGCGCGCGTGCAAGGCGATCAGCTTCAACGTCAGCAAGGGCGCGCTCGGCGACGCGCTCGGCACGGCCGGCAGCGAGAACGTCCAGGGCGAAGTGCAGAAGAACCTCGACATCCTCTCGAACGAAATCCTGCTCGACGCCAACGAATGGGGCGGCAACCTCGCCGCGATGGCCTCGGAGGAAATGGAAACGTTCTTCCCGATCCCGGCCAACTATCCGAAGGGCGAATACCTGCTGGTGTTCGATCCTCTCGACGGCTCGTCGAACATCGACGTGAACGTATCGATCGGCACGATCTTCTCGGTGCTGCGCTGCCCGGACGGCCAGCAGCCGACCGAAGAATCGTTCCTGCAGCCCGGAACGAAGCAGGTCGCCGCGGGCTACGCCGTGTACGGCCCGCAAACGGTGCTCGTGCTCACGACCGGCAACGGCGTGAACTGTTTCACACTCGACCGCGAACTGGGCTCGTGGGTGCTCACGCAGAGCAACATGCGCATTCCGGAAGAAACGCGCGAATACGCGATCAATGCATCGAACGCTCGCCACTGGTATGAGCCGGTGCAGAAGTACATCGGCGAGTTGAACGCCGGCAAGGATGGCGCGCGCGGCGAGAACTTCAACATGCGCTGGATCGCCTCGATGGTCGCCGACGTGCACCGTATCCTGAACCGCGGCGGCATCTTCATGTACCCGGCCGACAAGCGCGACCCGTCGAAACCCGGCAAGCTGCGCCTGATGTACGAAGCGAACCCGATGTCGTTCATCGTCGAGCAGGCGGGCGGCATGGCGACCAACGGCGAGGAGCGCATTCTCGACATTCAGCCGACGAGCCTGCATGAGCGCGTCGCCGTGTTCCTCGGCTCGAAGAACGAGGTCGAGCGCGTCACGCGCTACCACCACGAAGCAAAAAATTGA
- a CDS encoding T6SS immunity protein Tli4 family protein yields the protein MTELTANLKTRCVGRYLVDMPEDATEYGYARIGGVDIEAKAMTEDAWRQEVAQREAALKATKSRDAYPFLYAAGKARGEDTYYFIHRGTIYEAPNRRYIEGYKWDRGYRFLLKVKTYDYTNPDRSSDPIVKQFDVKNEVPAKTSLVFDLLEKLQGRRNEEIPTAPGTCFAGGFLPGKATDGQYVRGGFTLTSNPDVSFVISLDTASQGGMTLLQHAGDSQTLDALKAMDAKVIRKGSVELSGLKAEEWLFEGLKPGDGRGETFTLSVNDTTSGPSSPYLSLEMDTGGQLEIQGKFVKLDKGSLTTGEAIALWDAVSRKVRVRPGAF from the coding sequence GTGACTGAACTGACTGCAAACTTGAAGACCCGCTGTGTGGGCCGCTATCTGGTCGATATGCCGGAGGACGCAACGGAATACGGCTACGCCAGGATCGGAGGTGTCGATATCGAAGCCAAGGCGATGACCGAAGACGCCTGGCGGCAGGAAGTTGCGCAGCGCGAGGCGGCGCTGAAAGCAACGAAGAGCCGGGATGCATATCCATTCCTGTATGCGGCTGGTAAAGCGCGGGGGGAAGATACCTACTACTTTATCCATCGCGGAACGATCTATGAGGCCCCGAACAGACGCTATATCGAGGGCTACAAGTGGGATCGGGGTTATCGCTTCCTGCTGAAGGTAAAAACCTACGACTACACCAATCCGGATCGGAGCAGTGATCCCATCGTCAAGCAGTTCGACGTGAAGAATGAGGTACCGGCGAAAACAAGTTTGGTTTTTGACTTGCTGGAAAAGCTGCAAGGTCGCCGCAACGAGGAAATTCCGACCGCGCCGGGGACATGTTTCGCGGGCGGTTTTCTACCCGGGAAGGCAACGGACGGCCAGTACGTGCGCGGAGGATTTACATTGACGAGTAACCCTGATGTCTCTTTCGTTATATCTCTCGATACAGCGTCACAGGGTGGGATGACGCTCTTACAGCATGCAGGCGACTCTCAGACACTTGACGCCCTGAAGGCAATGGACGCCAAAGTTATTCGCAAAGGCTCAGTGGAACTTTCCGGTCTGAAGGCGGAAGAATGGCTCTTCGAAGGTCTGAAACCTGGAGACGGACGCGGCGAGACATTCACACTCTCCGTCAATGACACCACGAGCGGACCTTCTTCACCGTATCTTTCTCTGGAGATGGATACCGGGGGGCAACTGGAAATCCAGGGGAAGTTTGTAAAGCTCGATAAAGGATCCCTCACGACGGGCGAAGCCATTGCGTTATGGGATGCAGTGTCGAGGAAAGTGCGTGTCAGGCCAGGTGCGTTCTGA
- a CDS encoding esterase/lipase family protein, with protein MATQERIIQPKVASDGSVHYSSVTSAPDDSTAVCHMVPDRVIPVVFVPGVMGTNLETTDTVPKPIWLLDSTSTIKAWMSKRPAERRQLLDPEKTKVHPGGKIPPGTAETEDELRRRGWGEVAYMSYGEWLVWLENALNDTHAATDYGRRGLRESLCHIVTPGLEKLERAEVALSYRYQFPVHVVGYNWLQSNIVSAARLASRIEEITAWYRKQFKYQCDRVIIVTHSMGGLVARYYSEVMGKRATVLGFVHGVMPATGAAATYKRMKPGTEGLAGMALGPTAAAMTAVIGNAPGPLQLLPSRDYGMGWLRIRDGERFVALPQADKNGKVDPYSQIYTARGTWWGLCDDQLLNPLDTGKKTIDQDWKTFADLILDDVQPFHDDISGKYHANTYAFYGDDEKHLAYGNVTWTQQTPPFLRGGTPPIGELLGKRGSGDPASGGEMIEATQNGKSTFSTFVLRDADEHGDGTVPVRSGRAPSQRVHACTAFAGIDHEGAYKLDATRRFTLHAITRIVQSVKGAALDYKT; from the coding sequence TTGGCTACACAAGAACGCATTATCCAGCCGAAGGTTGCCAGCGACGGATCCGTTCACTATTCATCCGTCACTTCAGCGCCTGATGACAGCACGGCGGTGTGCCACATGGTCCCGGATCGGGTCATTCCGGTGGTCTTTGTGCCTGGCGTGATGGGCACCAATCTCGAAACTACCGACACCGTGCCAAAGCCGATTTGGTTGCTTGACAGCACATCGACCATTAAGGCATGGATGTCAAAAAGACCTGCCGAACGCCGACAGCTTCTTGATCCGGAAAAAACTAAAGTTCACCCTGGTGGCAAGATTCCTCCGGGCACGGCAGAGACCGAAGACGAATTGCGCCGTCGCGGCTGGGGCGAAGTCGCGTACATGAGCTACGGTGAGTGGCTGGTGTGGCTCGAAAATGCGCTGAACGACACTCACGCCGCCACCGACTATGGACGCAGAGGGTTACGCGAGAGCCTTTGCCATATCGTAACGCCCGGCCTGGAAAAACTGGAGCGCGCCGAAGTTGCGCTCTCGTACAGGTACCAGTTCCCGGTGCACGTAGTCGGCTACAACTGGCTGCAATCGAACATTGTATCAGCGGCCCGACTGGCTTCCCGGATTGAGGAAATTACGGCGTGGTACCGCAAGCAGTTCAAGTACCAGTGCGACAGGGTGATTATCGTCACCCACTCAATGGGCGGGCTGGTGGCCCGCTACTACTCGGAAGTCATGGGCAAGCGCGCCACGGTGCTGGGCTTCGTGCACGGCGTGATGCCCGCCACGGGTGCAGCGGCCACCTACAAACGGATGAAGCCGGGCACTGAAGGATTAGCGGGAATGGCGCTAGGACCGACTGCTGCGGCCATGACTGCGGTGATTGGCAACGCACCCGGCCCGTTGCAACTGCTGCCGAGTCGCGACTACGGCATGGGATGGCTAAGGATAAGGGACGGCGAACGATTTGTTGCGCTACCTCAGGCAGACAAGAACGGCAAGGTCGATCCCTACAGCCAGATCTATACGGCGCGTGGTACCTGGTGGGGGCTGTGCGACGACCAGTTGCTCAACCCACTCGACACTGGAAAGAAGACCATCGATCAGGATTGGAAGACGTTCGCGGACCTAATACTAGACGACGTTCAGCCATTCCACGACGATATCAGCGGGAAGTATCACGCCAACACCTACGCGTTCTATGGTGACGATGAGAAACACCTGGCGTACGGCAACGTCACTTGGACGCAGCAGACCCCGCCGTTCCTGCGCGGTGGCACCCCACCTATTGGCGAATTGCTCGGAAAACGAGGCAGCGGCGACCCTGCGTCTGGTGGCGAGATGATTGAGGCAACGCAGAACGGTAAGTCCACGTTTTCCACGTTCGTCCTGCGGGATGCCGACGAGCACGGGGATGGTACGGTCCCCGTTCGCTCGGGCCGCGCTCCCAGCCAGCGGGTGCACGCCTGTACAGCCTTTGCAGGTATCGACCACGAAGGGGCATACAAGCTGGACGCGACGCGGCGATTCACCCTTCATGCCATTACGCGCATTGTGCAGAGCGTAAAGGGCGCAGCGCTGGACTACAAGACATGA
- a CDS encoding tetratricopeptide repeat protein — MSDHATTPAEASVEQARTKAALALADQHFDLGRTRDALLAYRELLAHEPHNAHVLHRLALSYFRDGQRDLARDHLDRAIGAAPERAELWEHRGLLAAMANEHVAAEAFYYRAIALGGGTASLHRNLADVLKLAKRRAEARIHYEKALDYEPSLHHALRCLARLSFEDAHLEAAAAYLRRAHAVRTSRLADGLELLTVLARLERPTELNAQISQMRAEFAANAAALESLALRLNEIHRFDDAYQVAVEGLAVDATRGKLHHNASYASNMLGEHARMRQHAAAAARLLPDDEHVQFNAAVTMLREGDFERGWRHYHWHERLPQNSTLVRPAFPEWSGEAVNGQRFLLIGEQGLGDQLQSLRYIDWLQREGATVDVWVDKAIGDVAACARGVNKAWTTLPPGPYDFWSRMFRFPESMKLTVEMLPLAMTYLGAPPECVARWRERVSGGAHRGARNHRVGFVWAGNPDYEFDRYRSLALHTLLPVLARRGVSWFSLQKGRAQSELEALPHDIDITPLGPEIANFVDTLAIVQSLDLVMTVDTSVAHLAGAAGVPVWILLPTCTDWRWMTQRSDSPWYPSARLFRQRELGRWDEVVAEVGEALDALSPMA; from the coding sequence ATGAGCGACCATGCCACCACGCCGGCCGAAGCCTCGGTCGAGCAAGCGCGCACGAAGGCGGCGCTTGCGCTCGCAGACCAGCACTTCGACCTGGGCAGAACGCGCGACGCGCTGCTCGCCTACCGGGAGCTGCTCGCGCACGAGCCACATAACGCGCACGTATTGCATCGCCTGGCGCTCTCGTATTTTCGCGACGGACAACGCGACCTCGCGCGCGACCATCTGGACCGCGCAATCGGCGCCGCGCCCGAACGTGCCGAACTCTGGGAGCATCGCGGCTTGCTCGCGGCGATGGCGAACGAGCATGTCGCCGCCGAGGCGTTCTACTATCGTGCGATTGCGCTTGGCGGCGGCACGGCCAGCTTGCATCGCAACCTGGCCGACGTACTCAAGCTGGCGAAGCGCCGCGCCGAGGCGCGCATCCACTACGAAAAGGCGCTCGACTATGAGCCCTCGCTTCATCACGCCTTGCGGTGCCTTGCGCGACTGAGTTTCGAAGACGCGCACCTGGAAGCGGCCGCGGCGTATCTGCGCCGCGCACACGCAGTGAGAACCTCACGGCTCGCAGATGGCCTCGAGTTGCTAACGGTCCTCGCGCGTCTCGAACGCCCCACGGAACTGAACGCGCAAATCTCGCAGATGCGCGCCGAGTTTGCGGCAAACGCGGCAGCACTCGAAAGCCTCGCGTTGCGGCTCAACGAAATCCATCGCTTCGACGACGCGTATCAGGTCGCGGTGGAGGGACTCGCCGTCGATGCGACCCGGGGAAAGCTGCATCACAACGCGAGCTACGCGTCGAACATGCTCGGCGAGCACGCCCGCATGCGGCAGCACGCCGCAGCGGCAGCGCGCCTGCTGCCCGACGACGAACACGTGCAGTTCAACGCCGCCGTCACGATGCTGCGCGAGGGCGACTTCGAGCGAGGATGGCGGCACTATCACTGGCACGAACGCTTGCCGCAGAACAGTACGCTCGTGCGTCCCGCCTTTCCGGAGTGGTCCGGTGAAGCCGTGAACGGGCAGCGTTTTTTGCTGATCGGCGAGCAGGGACTGGGCGATCAGCTTCAATCCTTGCGCTACATCGACTGGCTGCAGCGCGAGGGCGCGACGGTCGATGTCTGGGTCGACAAGGCGATTGGCGACGTCGCGGCATGCGCGCGCGGTGTGAACAAGGCATGGACGACGTTGCCGCCGGGTCCCTACGACTTCTGGAGTCGCATGTTCCGCTTTCCAGAGTCCATGAAGCTAACGGTGGAAATGCTGCCGCTGGCAATGACTTACCTGGGCGCGCCGCCCGAGTGCGTCGCTCGTTGGCGCGAGCGGGTTTCCGGCGGGGCACATCGTGGTGCGCGCAACCACCGCGTGGGGTTCGTCTGGGCTGGGAACCCCGATTACGAATTCGACCGCTACCGCTCGCTTGCGCTGCACACGTTACTGCCGGTGCTTGCCCGGCGTGGCGTGTCATGGTTTTCGCTGCAGAAGGGCAGGGCGCAAAGCGAGCTTGAGGCATTGCCTCACGACATCGACATCACGCCGCTCGGGCCGGAGATCGCGAACTTCGTGGACACGCTCGCCATTGTCCAGTCGCTCGATCTCGTGATGACCGTCGACACCTCTGTCGCGCATCTTGCGGGTGCGGCTGGCGTGCCGGTGTGGATCCTGTTGCCGACCTGCACGGACTGGCGCTGGATGACGCAGCGCTCCGATAGCCCCTGGTATCCGTCGGCGCGCCTTTTCAGGCAGCGCGAGTTGGGGCGATGGGATGAAGTGGTCGCAGAGGTGGGCGAGGCGCTGGATGCCCTGTCGCCGATGGCGTGA
- a CDS encoding LysR family transcriptional regulator: MGPVSDPASVPAAASGLAGRLPALLAVAAVAQHGSFTRAASAAGFSTSALSQAVRSLEAQLGVRLFNRTTRRVALTEAGAQFLARVQPALAQIEAAFDALDASRDAPAGTLRVNLPRVASELLVMPHLADFMMRYPQIKLELALDDGFADLVGEGFDAGIRLGESVAPGMVAVPIGGPIRIVVVGSPEYFERHARPVTPDDLAAHDCLHYRFATGGVYRWEFAQPDDPRRVFDVVTEGRFVTNDLRTMVRAAEQGVGLLHVIEDYVRSPLDEGRLVPVLESWGASFPGFYLYTAGRAQLPPKLRAFIDFLREKRGAPGFA; the protein is encoded by the coding sequence ATGGGCCCGGTTTCTGATCCGGCGTCAGTGCCGGCTGCCGCATCCGGGCTGGCGGGACGCCTGCCCGCTCTGCTCGCCGTGGCTGCCGTCGCACAGCATGGCAGTTTCACGCGCGCGGCGTCCGCCGCGGGCTTCTCGACTTCGGCACTCTCCCAAGCCGTGCGTTCGCTCGAAGCGCAACTCGGCGTAAGGCTCTTCAATCGCACGACGCGCCGCGTCGCGCTGACCGAGGCCGGCGCGCAGTTTCTCGCGCGCGTGCAGCCCGCGCTTGCCCAGATCGAAGCGGCGTTCGACGCGCTCGACGCTTCGCGCGACGCGCCCGCCGGCACCCTGCGCGTCAATCTGCCGCGCGTGGCGAGCGAGCTGCTCGTCATGCCGCATCTCGCGGACTTCATGATGCGCTATCCGCAGATCAAGCTCGAACTCGCGCTCGACGACGGTTTTGCCGATCTGGTGGGTGAGGGCTTCGATGCGGGCATACGCCTCGGCGAATCGGTGGCGCCCGGCATGGTTGCGGTGCCGATCGGTGGGCCGATTCGCATCGTCGTGGTGGGCTCGCCGGAATACTTCGAACGCCACGCGCGCCCCGTCACTCCTGACGATCTGGCCGCGCATGATTGTCTGCACTATCGCTTCGCGACGGGCGGCGTCTACCGCTGGGAGTTCGCGCAGCCGGACGATCCCCGGCGCGTGTTCGACGTGGTCACCGAGGGCCGCTTCGTGACCAACGATCTGCGCACGATGGTGCGCGCCGCGGAGCAGGGCGTGGGTCTGTTGCACGTGATCGAAGATTACGTGCGCTCGCCGCTCGATGAAGGCCGGCTCGTGCCGGTGCTCGAGTCTTGGGGCGCATCGTTTCCCGGCTTCTATTTGTATACAGCCGGGCGCGCCCAGTTGCCGCCCAAACTGCGTGCGTTCATCGACTTTCTGCGCGAGAAGCGCGGGGCGCCTGGATTCGCGTAG
- a CDS encoding aldo/keto reductase, with the protein MKLDSYTLLGRSGLRVSPIALGTMTFGTEWGWGADEASAQRLFDLYVDAGGNFIDTADLYTEGTSETWVGRFAAARGLRERLVIATKYSYNAESGNPNAGGNHRKNLLRALDGSLKRLGTDYIDLYYLHTWDRMTPADEVMRAMDDAVRAGKIRYVGLSDVPAWYAGRAQTLADWRGFEPVAAMQLEYSLIERNAEHEFADLATQLGMGLVPWSPLGMGVLSGKYRPSQASGGVSGAGRLQTVGAKAPPGFDKLSAHNFAIVAELEQVAREANRPMAQVALNWLYQKRGVASIIVGATQAAQLEQSLGSLDFTLVPELVARLDAASEPAHPFPYYMFADGHQSRIHGQVDVRATPANHAHVQRVPAPPKDQT; encoded by the coding sequence ATGAAACTCGACAGCTACACCCTGCTCGGCCGCTCAGGCCTGCGTGTCAGCCCCATCGCCCTCGGCACGATGACATTCGGCACCGAATGGGGCTGGGGCGCCGACGAAGCCTCCGCACAGCGACTGTTCGACCTCTATGTCGACGCGGGCGGCAACTTCATCGACACCGCCGACCTCTATACGGAAGGCACGAGCGAAACCTGGGTTGGGCGTTTCGCGGCGGCGCGCGGTCTGCGTGAGCGGCTCGTCATCGCCACCAAGTATTCCTACAACGCGGAATCGGGCAACCCGAACGCTGGCGGCAACCATCGCAAGAACCTGCTGCGTGCGCTCGATGGCTCGCTCAAGCGCCTCGGTACCGACTACATCGATCTCTACTACCTGCACACGTGGGACCGCATGACGCCCGCCGACGAAGTGATGCGCGCCATGGACGACGCGGTGCGCGCGGGCAAGATCCGCTACGTGGGTCTCTCCGACGTGCCCGCCTGGTACGCGGGCCGTGCGCAGACGCTGGCCGATTGGCGCGGCTTCGAACCGGTGGCCGCCATGCAACTCGAATACTCGCTGATCGAACGCAACGCGGAGCACGAATTCGCCGACCTGGCGACGCAACTCGGCATGGGGCTCGTGCCGTGGAGTCCGCTCGGTATGGGCGTGCTGTCGGGGAAATACCGGCCGTCGCAGGCAAGCGGAGGCGTGAGCGGCGCGGGCCGCCTGCAGACGGTGGGCGCGAAGGCGCCGCCCGGCTTCGACAAGCTCTCGGCGCACAACTTCGCGATCGTCGCCGAGCTTGAGCAGGTCGCGCGCGAGGCCAATCGGCCGATGGCTCAGGTTGCGTTGAACTGGCTGTATCAAAAGCGCGGCGTGGCGAGCATCATCGTCGGCGCAACCCAGGCTGCGCAACTCGAACAGTCGCTCGGCTCGCTCGACTTCACGCTCGTCCCCGAACTGGTCGCGCGCCTCGATGCAGCCTCCGAACCCGCACACCCGTTTCCGTATTACATGTTCGCGGACGGCCACCAGTCACGCATTCATGGCCAGGTGGACGTGCGCGCGACGCCCGCGAACCATGCTCACGTGCAACGCGTGCCGGCGCCGCCGAAGGACCAAACGTAA
- a CDS encoding chorismate mutase produces the protein MTLLTRASARCAAALLFALPIASVHADGDDTALTNLVALVSQRLALAEPVAHWKWQHHKPITDTPREDALLADVQKRATAAGVDPAFARAFFRDQIDASTQMQKSLFDTWRASQAPSDPAPDLATATRPQLDRLTGQLIGALARVQSMRGAPDCPARVARTVANWKELTRYDSARTNAMHQALEHVCESGGVGGVA, from the coding sequence ATGACACTGTTGACCCGCGCGAGCGCGCGTTGCGCTGCTGCGCTGCTCTTCGCCTTGCCGATCGCATCCGTCCACGCCGACGGTGACGACACCGCCCTGACCAACCTCGTCGCGCTCGTTTCGCAGCGGCTCGCGCTCGCCGAGCCGGTCGCGCACTGGAAATGGCAACATCACAAGCCGATCACCGATACGCCCCGTGAAGACGCCTTGCTCGCCGACGTGCAAAAGCGCGCCACGGCTGCCGGCGTCGATCCAGCGTTTGCGCGGGCGTTCTTCCGCGATCAGATCGATGCCAGCACACAGATGCAAAAGTCGCTGTTCGACACATGGCGTGCCTCGCAGGCGCCCAGCGACCCGGCGCCAGATCTCGCCACGGCCACTCGGCCCCAACTCGACAGACTCACCGGGCAATTGATCGGCGCGCTCGCACGCGTGCAGTCAATGCGCGGCGCACCGGATTGCCCGGCGCGAGTCGCACGAACCGTTGCGAACTGGAAGGAACTCACCCGATACGACTCCGCGCGCACGAATGCGATGCATCAGGCGCTGGAGCATGTGTGCGAATCGGGCGGCGTAGGCGGCGTCGCCTGA
- a CDS encoding exonuclease domain-containing protein translates to MLESSLSAAQSAGDLPIVFVDLETTGGSVAEHRITEVGVVEVAQGQVTRWSTLVDPGQPIPPFIQQLTGITDQMVRGAPRFAAIAAELHGRLAGKLFVAHNAAFDRGFLRAEFERAGYSFNPDVLCTVRLSRALFPGEKRHGLDALVERHALVLSDRHRALADADLLWQFWQRLPALVPGDALASQIERTTRRHVLAGDITDELIDTAPAGHGVYAFYGENDVPLYVGRSVRVRQRVRAHLSGERRSSREQRMAQQVRRVEWRATGGELGALLVEAQWIATLKPSFNRVPRVSKRDPADLGAAPWPFDGAVVVPEQDSTTGVDVYHLIDRWCYMGAFPSTAEAEALVDRSVERVFEISTWRILQTHFERGLRVQVLQPSEVDGLTSAA, encoded by the coding sequence ATGCTTGAATCCTCCTTGAGCGCCGCACAGTCCGCCGGCGACCTTCCCATCGTCTTCGTTGACCTCGAGACGACCGGCGGTTCGGTAGCCGAGCACCGGATTACCGAAGTTGGCGTGGTGGAGGTGGCGCAAGGGCAGGTGACACGATGGAGCACCCTCGTCGATCCCGGTCAGCCTATCCCGCCCTTTATTCAGCAGCTCACCGGTATTACGGACCAGATGGTGCGCGGCGCGCCGCGCTTCGCCGCCATTGCGGCGGAACTTCATGGGCGACTCGCCGGCAAGCTCTTCGTGGCGCACAACGCGGCCTTCGACCGCGGCTTCCTGCGTGCCGAGTTCGAGCGTGCCGGTTATTCCTTCAACCCCGACGTGCTGTGCACCGTTCGCCTGTCGCGGGCGCTTTTCCCGGGTGAGAAGCGCCACGGGCTCGACGCGCTCGTCGAGCGCCATGCTCTCGTGCTATCGGATCGCCATCGCGCGCTCGCCGACGCCGATCTCCTCTGGCAGTTCTGGCAGCGCCTGCCCGCGCTGGTGCCGGGCGACGCGCTGGCGTCGCAGATCGAGCGCACGACGCGCCGTCACGTACTGGCCGGCGATATCACCGACGAACTCATCGATACCGCGCCGGCAGGTCACGGCGTTTATGCGTTCTATGGCGAGAACGACGTGCCGCTCTACGTGGGACGCAGCGTGCGGGTACGGCAGCGCGTGCGCGCGCATCTTTCGGGGGAGCGGCGCTCATCGCGCGAACAACGGATGGCACAGCAGGTGCGCCGCGTGGAGTGGCGCGCGACAGGCGGCGAGCTTGGCGCGCTCCTTGTCGAGGCGCAATGGATCGCAACGCTCAAGCCCTCGTTCAATCGCGTGCCGCGTGTGTCGAAGCGCGACCCTGCCGACCTTGGGGCAGCTCCCTGGCCATTCGACGGCGCGGTGGTCGTGCCGGAGCAGGACTCGACGACCGGCGTCGACGTTTATCACCTGATCGATCGCTGGTGCTATATGGGCGCCTTTCCCAGCACGGCAGAGGCTGAGGCGCTGGTGGACCGCAGCGTCGAGCGGGTGTTCGAGATTTCGACCTGGCGCATTCTGCAGACGCACTTCGAGCGCGGTCTGCGCGTGCAGGTGCTGCAGCCGTCCGAGGTTGACGGCCTCACGAGCGCGGCCTAG
- a CDS encoding cold-shock protein, translated as METGIVKWFNDAKGFGFITSDAGGDDLFAHFSEIRADGFKSLKENQRVSFDVKVGPKGKQAANIQPL; from the coding sequence ATGGAAACCGGTATCGTCAAATGGTTCAATGATGCGAAGGGCTTTGGCTTCATCACGTCTGACGCCGGCGGCGACGATCTGTTCGCACACTTCTCGGAAATCCGCGCCGACGGCTTCAAGTCGTTGAAGGAGAACCAGCGTGTGTCGTTCGACGTCAAGGTCGGCCCGAAGGGCAAGCAGGCCGCGAACATCCAGCCGCTGTAA
- a CDS encoding porin → MKKTLMVAALTGVFATAAHAQSSVTLYGLIDAGITYSNNQRVSATSGHSAWQATSGTVNGSRWGLRGAEDLGGGLKAIFTLENGFNIDNGNLGQKGRMFGRQAFVGLASDQYGAVTLGRQYDSVVDYLAPLSNTGTQYGGTIAAHPFDNDNLNNSVRFNNTVKYSSVNYAGFKFGGTYSFSNSTEFANNRAYSFGATYNYAGLNFAAAYLHANNNINNPQFNAATFSGAQAGDYTFGAARQSTFGGGVNYTFGPATAGFVYTQTQLGNAIGISPTQSGTANGINLHGNSVRFQNFEGNIRYALTPALSLAGAYTYTRTNFGGGVNPNYNTVSLQSDYALSKRTDVYLQGNWQHVSSNSANIGPYLNGLTSASATQDQVAVTVGMRHRF, encoded by the coding sequence ATGAAAAAGACTCTCATGGTCGCTGCCCTGACGGGCGTTTTTGCAACGGCTGCACACGCGCAAAGCAGCGTTACGCTGTACGGCCTGATCGACGCAGGCATCACCTACTCGAACAACCAGCGCGTGAGCGCAACGAGTGGTCACAGCGCGTGGCAAGCCACGAGCGGCACGGTCAACGGCAGCCGTTGGGGCCTGCGCGGTGCTGAAGACCTCGGTGGCGGTCTGAAGGCCATCTTCACGTTGGAAAACGGCTTCAACATCGACAACGGCAACCTCGGTCAAAAGGGCCGCATGTTCGGCCGTCAAGCGTTTGTGGGTCTGGCTAGCGACCAGTACGGCGCGGTCACCCTCGGTCGTCAGTATGACTCCGTCGTCGACTACCTCGCACCGCTGTCGAACACCGGCACGCAATACGGTGGCACGATCGCTGCTCACCCGTTCGACAACGACAACCTGAACAACTCGGTTCGTTTCAACAACACGGTCAAGTACTCGAGCGTCAACTACGCTGGCTTCAAGTTCGGCGGTACGTACTCGTTCTCGAACAGCACCGAATTCGCGAACAACCGTGCTTATAGCTTCGGCGCGACGTATAACTACGCCGGCCTGAACTTTGCAGCTGCTTACCTGCACGCGAACAACAACATCAACAACCCGCAGTTCAACGCGGCTACGTTCTCGGGCGCACAAGCAGGCGACTACACCTTCGGTGCAGCTCGCCAAAGCACGTTCGGCGGCGGCGTGAACTACACGTTCGGCCCGGCAACCGCAGGTTTCGTCTACACGCAGACGCAACTGGGTAACGCGATTGGCATCTCGCCCACGCAGTCGGGTACGGCTAACGGCATCAATCTTCACGGAAACAGCGTACGTTTCCAGAACTTTGAAGGCAACATTCGTTACGCTCTGACCCCGGCTCTGAGCCTGGCCGGCGCGTACACGTACACGCGCACGAACTTCGGCGGCGGCGTGAACCCGAACTACAACACGGTTTCGCTGCAGTCGGACTACGCTCTGTCGAAGCGCACCGATGTGTACCTCCAGGGCAACTGGCAGCACGTCTCGTCGAACTCGGCGAACATCGGACCGTACCTGAACGGCCTGACGTCGGCTTCGGCAACGCAAGACCAGGTTGCTGTGACGGTCGGTATGCGTCACCGCTTCTAA